In Leptotrichia sp. oral taxon 221, the DNA window TATTAGTGAGGATAAAGAAAAATTGACTTCGGAAGAAATGAAAAAATTGGGAGATGCTGTATTGCTAGAATATGTTGCAAAAATGCCTGCTAGAGTGAAATGTGCTACATTGAGTTGGCATTCGCTAAAAGTGATAGTCGATAAAAGTAAATAATTTATATTATTTAAGGAAATTTAACAGAAATCTTTTTATAATAGAAATTAAGAGATGTTTGGAAATAGAAGGGAAGATAAATGGGAGATTTAATTAAATTATTTGTAACCTTTGCTAAAATGGGACTTTTCACATTTGGTGGAGGTTATGCGATGTTGCCGATGATTAAAAGAGAGGTTGTTGAGAAAAATGGATGGGCGACAGAGGATGAAATTATGGATTACTATGCGATTGGGCAAGTAACACCAGGAGTTATAGCTGTAAATACTTCTACATTTGTAGGCCATAAAGTGAAAGGGCTTGTTGGTTCGATAGCTGCAACTTTGGGAATGATTGTTCCGCCGATAATAATTATAACTTTGATAGCGATATTTTTGAAGAATTTTTCAGATTTAAAAGTTGTGAAATATGCGTTTAATGGTATAAGGGCCTGTGTTTGTGTACAAGTATTTGAAGCAATTGTAATGATGGCCAAAAAATCTTTGCCAGATAAAATATGCTTGACTATTTTTATTTTAGTGATTATTTTATCGGTTACAAATATTTTAGATCCAACTTTGCTAGTAGTTTTGGCTGGTGTAACAGGAGTTATAATTAAAAATTTTGTTAGAAAAACTGGAAAAGAACATAAATTAGGAAGTGGAGGTACAAAATAATGGGAAATGAATTAATGAAATTGTTGCATTTGTCATTTGAATTCAGTAAAGTTGGCTTGTTTTCAGTTGGAGGAGGACTTGCAACGTTGCCATTTTTGTATCATATGGGTCAAAAGACAGGCTGGTTTACAGCTGGAGATGTGTCAGATATGATAGCCATTTCACAATCAACACCAGGTCCAATGGGAATTAATATGGCGACTTCTGTTGGATATACTATAGCAGGACTTTGGGGAGCATTGATTGCACCAGTAGCTTTAGTAATTCCTTCAGTTATAATAATTATTATGATTTCTCATGCATTAAATAGATTTAAAGATTCTATTTTAGTGGCAGATATATTTTATGGTTTGCGTCCAGCATCCATTGGATTGATAGTAACTGCTGGGATAAGTGTTGCAAAAGGATCGTTATTCACTTTAGAAAAATATAATATTTCAAAACATATTGGAGATATTTTTAATTACAAATCAGTTTTGTTGGCAATATTTATAGCAATTTTGACAAAATTTAAAGTAAATCCAATTTTATCGATAGTAATTTCAGCAATAATTGGAATAATTTTCAAATTTTAACAAAATTAAAAAGAAAATTGAAAAATTTTCTTTTTTTGTTTGACTTTAAAGGAAAAAGCTAATATAATTATAATTGTTAAATAAAAAGATAGGAGGAGTATAACTTTTAATGAAAAAGATAGGATTGTTGATAATAGGAATGCTAATAATTGTTGCTTTTTGTGGTAAAAAAGGTGATGATAGTCTTGAAAAAAGAGGTGAACAGAAAAAACAAACATTTTTGGAAAAAACAAAAGAAAATTATAGCGAGCATATTAAAATATATGACAGAATTTTAAATATAGACAAAGGATTGCTTTATTATTTTGAAGATGCTGGGATGGAAAGAGAATTTAGGAAAATTGATGCTGATGATATTGAAGTAAATATTGGAGTGGATCAAGCATTGATTGATAAGTTAAAATCAATTAAGGATTCTAAAGAGAAAAAAAGCGAGTTGGATAAAAAGGCAATTGCAATGCTTCCCGCTTTAGAAACTATGTTACCGATTGTAAATGAAATGAAAACGTATTATGTTCAAAAAGGTTACAAAGTAGATAATTTTGTAAAGGCACAGGAATATCATACTAGATTGTTGGCTGTTACTGAAAAATTTAAACAAGTAGAAAGACCATATAAAGAACTTTTTGATAAAAAATCTAAAGAGATAAAAAAAGAGACAGCGAAGGAATTTGACAAGAAGAAAGAGCATATTACTTACAATAGATTTTTATTTCTTGAAAATGGAGAAGCGTTCTTGGATGAAATTCATAAGCAAGGATTAGATGCTAGTGATTTTACTAGAGGAAATGTTAATAAATTTAAACCATTAAGAGATAAAATTAAGAAATCATTGGAAAAATTAGAAAGAAGTTCTAAAAATGAAAAACAAGCTAAAAAAGAAGGTTATAATTCAACAGACGACTTTATTATTTTCAATCAAAAAGCAAATAGATTTAGAGATATTGTAAATAAATTTATCATTAGAATCGAGAAAAAAGATAAGGCGTCACATTCTTCAGTAAGTGATAGCTTCTTTGCACAAACAGAGGAAGGAACTCCAGAAAATGTATTGAGCGAGTTTAATGAAGTTGTTGAAGAGCATAACAAATTATTAAATATGAAAAAAAATAAATAGGATGTTATTTTTGGAGACGAGCAGAGAATGCTCGTTTCTTTTGTAAAGTAGGGAGTTTTTAGAAAGGAGATTTGATGGCAAAAAAAATAAATTCAAAAATGAAATCAAAGAAAAATTTTAAAACAAGTTCCAGTTTTACGCTTTTGTCGATTATAATTGGAATTATAGGGGCAGTTATCGTATCATCTAGTTCATTTTATACAGTATTAAAATTTGGTGCGTTGCCGTGGGCGTCAGTAATGGTAGCATTAATTTCAACTTCAACATTAGTTTTTTTTAAAAAAGTCAATGGTAGAGAGGTTAGTATTGTTCATACGATTATGAGTGCTGGAGCAATGGTAGCTGGTGGAGTTGCTTTTACAATGCCAGGATATTTAATTTTAGGTGGAAAACTTGAGAATATCGATAGAATGCAACTTTGGGTAACGGTTTTGTTTGGTTCGATTTTAGGTTGTATTTTTTCATTTATTTTTAAACAGAAATTATTGGAAAATGAAGAGCTTGAATTTCCAATTGGAGAGGCAACATTTAATGTTATAAATTCAGGTGAGAATAGTGAAAATATGACTTATGTTGGATTTGGAGCGTTGTTAAGTACGGTTATTGCGATTTTGCGAGATTTTAGTTTTATGCGTGGTAAAAAAACGATTTTACCGACAATATATTCATTTAAAAAGGGATTTTTAAATTTTTATGTATCGCCATTATTATTAGGAATTGGCTATATTTTAGGAATTGCAAAAACATTCGCGTGGTTTTTAGGTGGAGCATTAATCTATTTTGTTTTTCAACCATTTGCTTTAATAAAAAAATTTGAAAATTTTGATATTATGAAAAATAATTTTGGAATGGGAATTATTGTTGGTTTTGGAATTGCAGTAATTGTGAAATTATTTTTTTCAAAATATGAGGAGGAGTATAGAAAATCTTCAAATTTATTTTGGAAAATAGCTATTTTTGCTGGGATTGGGATATTTGGAATTAGCTGGATTTACAAGCTGCCAGTTTTCTTGTCGTTTATAGTTGTGATAATTTGTATTTTATGTATTATAATTTCAGGATATACTGTTGGTAAAACAGGATTGAATTTTCTAGAAATTTATGCAGTAATAACAATTTTAACAATTACTTTTTTTAATAAATTGTTAAATGGAATTCGAATGGAAAATGCAGTTTTTTCAACTAGAATAACAACATTAATGACTTTTTGTTTAGCGTGTTTTGTCGCAGTTGCTTGTGGTTTATGTGGAAATATTTTAAATAATTTAAAATTGGGAAGCCAAACAAAAATAGCACCTTCAAAACAGTTTTTTGGAGAATTAATAGGAGCAGCAATAGGTTCATTTGTAGTAACAAATTTATTTTTCATTTTATTTGATGTTTACAAAAATATTGGACCACATAATAATGCGGATTTAATGGCGTTACAAGCCTCTTTTATAACTTCATTTATTGATGGAATTCCATTTATTCAAATTTTTTGGTTAGGAGCTTTGATAGGTTTTGTTTTATACTTTTTTAATGTATCAGCTTTAACTTTCGGAATTGGAATATACGTTCCATTTTATATGACTTTAACAGTATTCTTAGGTGGAATTTTAAATTTTGTAGCTTCAAGAGTTTCCTCAAAATTTTCTGAAAAATGTTTATTAGTTTCTAATGGATTAATGATTGGAGAGGCGATAGTAGGTGTTGGAATTTCGTTAATTACTTATTATTTTGTGCTATTTCAAAAATGATACAGCGGTAAATATTTTTAGTAATAGAGTACTTAATAACTTTCTATTGAAATATCAAAAATTAATGATAAAAAACTGAGAATTATTTTGAAAAATATTAACTGAAAATAAAAATTTAAAAATCAAAAAAAGAAGGAGGTTGTAATGGAAAATAAATTTAATAACAATGTGTCGTGTGATGTTTTTATTGGAAAAGGTGCTGGAGCGAGTATAAAAGAGAGTTTTAAAAATGCTAAAAAATCAGTTACTATAATTTCTCCATTTTTAAGTGGAAATATGACTGCACAAGAAATCATTAAATTATTAGATAAAAATGTAAAAGTGAGCATTGTGACGAAAGATCATTTTCGTATTTATCCACTTTTAAAAGAAGTTATTTCCAAAAATCCGAAATTTTCTTCACTCGGAAGTTATCGTTCAAATGTTTCAAAATTGTTTTTAACATTTATTTTCGCTACAATCACTTTATTATTAATAAATATTTTATTATCTTTTGAATTTAATTTTTCGTTTATAAAAAATATTACAATAAATTCTCAAATATTTTTAGTAGTGTTTTTGATTATCATAAATATTTTTTTATTGAAAAAAACTAGTGAAATAGATTTTGAATACTCAATAAGAAAAAATTTAAACTTACATATTTTAAAAAAAGGATATCCACTACATAGTAAAATTTATATTATCGACAATAAAATCGCTTATTTAGGCTCATTAAATTGTACAGATTCAGGTTTTAGATACAATCACGAAACGAGAATAAAAACAAAAGATAAGAAATTTATTTCAGATCTGAATAAACTTTACAAAGAATTTTTAGAATTACCAGCAATTCCCTTAAAAACACTACAAAAAAATATAAAAACATTTTCTAAAAAAGATGGTTTTGATGATGAATCATATACATTTTATGAATAATGAGGTTTTATTTTATCAAAATTAGTGTAATAAAATTCTATAAAGGTTTATATTTTAATAAAATTTAGAAAAAATTTTATAGATAGAGATAGTTCTAGAAATTTTTAAATAGAAAAAATAAATTAAATATATAATTAAATATATCTTTTTTATCATAAATAATAATTATATCTCCTATTAAAACCTTATATTTTACAAATGTATAAAAGTGAGGTATACTCTTTTTGTAAAGAAAAAGAAATTAAAAATGGAGAGTGATTATAATGAAAAAAGCGACTTGGTTATGGTGGGAAGCATATAAACAATTTAATATTTTTTTCACCAGCAATTTAGAATTTAGTTATAGTTATTCTATATAAAATTAGATAAATAATAATTGATAGATTGTATGAAGCATTGGTGAGTTATCAATGCTTTTCTCGATTAAATTCTCTGTTACTTGGCGAAAGTGATAGAGGATTTTTTGTTTTAAAAGAAAATAAAAAATTATGTTATAATATTTATAAGTACAAATATAAATATAAAATTATAGAAACAGAATTAAATAGAAATAAAAAATTAGAAAGAAAATCAGGAGGAAATTATATGTTACTAAAAGACCCTATTTACTACTATTCTCGTATAAGAGAGCATTACAAAAATTCGTATTTGGCAGAAGATACTCTTCAAGTGATAATTGGAATTGATTGTGAGTATGTCGATTCTTACGAACATAATTACAAATCTTTGGAGCAATTTTATAAATCGCAGAAGTCGATTGCACCATTTGCAGGGCTTTTTGGGACTTTTGCGTATGAAACGATACATTATTTTGAGAAAATTGATGAGATTGAAAAATCACAATTTAAATTTCCTGCATTTTTATTTGCTAATGCGAAGGCTTACTTGCATTATTCCAAGATTAGCAAGGAATATTCATTTTATGGGGATAAAGAAAAATATTATTCGATTTTGAAGGATGAAGTTGAGAAAATAGAAAAAAATGATAATAAAGATACTTATTATACGATAAAAACAGATTTAGATAAGGAAAAAGAACATTTTTATAAAATTGTTGAGAAGGCGAAGGAGTATATAAAATCTGGGGATATATTTCAAGTTGTTTTGAGTGAGCAGTTGAAATTGGAAACTAATATGGATTCGTTGGAATTTTATAAATATTTGTCTGAAGCGAATCCATCGCCATATATGTTCCATTTTCCGACAAAATATGGAGATGTTGTAGGGTCTAGTCCTGAAATATTAGTTGATGTCTTTTCTGATACAATCTACATTGCACCAATTGCAGGAACACGACCCCGTGGGAAAGATGCAAATGAAGATGAATTTTTGGCAAACGATTTGTTGAATGATCCGAAAGAATGCTCTGAACACAGAATGTTAGTTGATTTAGCAAGAAATGATGTTGGAAAATTTTCAGAAAAGGGTACAGTTATTGTGAAAAACTTGATGCACATTAAGCATTATCAACATGTTATGCACATTGTTTCTGAGGTTTTTGGGAAGAAACGTTCGGATGTAACGATTTTTGATATTTTATCATCAGCATTTCCTGCTGGGACTTTGAGTGGTTCGCCAAAAATTCGTGCGATGGAGATTATTGCAGAATTAGAAGAATTTAAGAGAAATGTTTATGGTGGCGGAATTGGATTTATTAGATTTAATGGAGATTTGCAAATAGCGATTGTTATTAGAACGGCATTTTTTGAGGCAAAAGAAGATGGCTCTGACGCACAAAAGGTATTCATTCAATCAGGTGCTGGAATTGTTTACGATTCTGTGAAGGAGAGAGAGTATAATGAAATTTGTCATAAGAGAGCTTCTGTAGTGGGAGTTTTTGAGAGAAATGCTAAGAAATTGTAATTCATTAAAGGTATTTAAGAGAAAATTGGTTTATTCATTTGAAAAAATCTAAAATATTAGATTTGAATTTATAAAAAAGATGAAATTTATAAATAGAAAATTTATTTATGGAAGTAGATAGGAGAAAAATATGATTTTATTGATAGATAATTATGATTCGTTTGTATTTAATGTGGAACAATATTTGAAGGAAATGACTGATGAGCAAGTGAAAACAGTTCGTAATGATAAAATTACTTTGGAAGAAATAAAAAAATTGAATCCGAGTAAAATTATTTTGTCACCAGGACCGAAACATCCAAAAGATAGCGGAATTTGTTTGGAGATATTGAAAAATATTGATGATACGCCTATTTTGGGTATTTGTTTGGGACATCAGGCGATTGGATATGCGTTTGGTGGAGAGATAAAACAGTTGGAGGTTCCTTTACATGGGAAAACTTCTGAAATTATTGTGAATAAGGAAGATTCATTGTTGTTTAAAGAATTGCCGAAAAAATTTAGTGTGATGCGTTATCATTCGCTTTATGTTAATGAGGATAATTTACCAGAAGAATTAGAGGTTAGTGCAAAGTCAGATGATGGAATAATTATGGCTTTAGAACATAAAACAAAGGATATTTATGGAATTCAATTTCATCCAGAGTCGTTTTTTACAGAATATGGTAAAAAAATAATTAAGAATTTTGTGGTATCGACTAATAAGAAAACGGTTGAAAATAAAGAGAAGGAGAAAAACGAAAATTTGAAAAAATATTTAAAAAAATTGCAAGATAATATTGCGTTGACTGATGGTGATTTTAAGGAAATTTGTGCGATTATTGATAGTAAAAACTATAATATTATTCAGCTCGGAGCGTTATTAGTTTTAATTTCAGAAAAAAGTCTTTATCCAGAGTCGCTTACGGCTTTTGTAAAAAATATTTTGGCTTATAGTACGACGTTTGAGGATGAGTCGGATATGATAGATGTTTGTGGGACTGGTGGAGATGGATTTAAGACAATAAATATTTCTACGGCTGTTGCGTTTATTTTGGGAGCGATGGGAGTAACTGTTGCAAAACACGGAAATCGTGCGGTTTCAAGTAAGAGTGGAAGTAGTGATGTTTTAGATAAATTGGGAGTTCCTTTGGAAAAATCATTGTTGGCTCAATTAGATAAACTTGAGAAAAAACATTTGGCATTTTTCCATGCACCGTTTTTTCATAAATTAGTTGGAGAAGTTAGAGAAGTTCGTCAGCAACTTGGAATAAGAACTGTTTTCAATGTTTTAGGACCTTTGTTACATCCTAATAAAAAATTAAAATATCAATTAGTTGGACTTTATCATGAACCTGTTCACAGATTGTATGCTGAAACATTGCAATTATTGGGAAGAGAGCATGCGTTGGTTGTGCGTGGAAATGATGGACTTGATGAAATTACAATTTGCGACGATACAAAAATTATCGAAGTAAAAGGAGATCAAATTTTTGAATATACAATTTCTCCTGAGAGTTTCGGATTTAAAAGAGCTTTTCATTCTGAAATCGAAGGTGGAACGGCAGAAGAAAATGCTGAAATTTTAAAGAGAATATTAAAAGGTGAAGAAAAATCTGCAAAATTTGATATAGTTGTGTTAAATGCGATGTTTGGGCTTTATACTGCGAATGTAGTGGACCATCCTGCGAAGGCAAAGGAAATGATTTTGGAAGCGATTGAGAGTGGGAAAGTTTATGAATTTTATGAAAACTATGTGAAATAATTTTTTGGAAGTGGAATTTAGATGATGTTAAAAACTTTGTATAAAGAAAAATGTTTGAGGTATTTTATAGCGCCTGACATAATATTACTTTTATTAGTTACAATTTTTTTCTACCCTATGTTAGAATTTTTATATTTTTTTGTTATTGGAAATATTCCTTTAATTTATATTTTGTTTAAAATAATAGTAATGTATTTAAGTTCAAAAAAATTAAAAGAAATAAATAAAGTTGAAGATGAAGAAAAAAGAAAAAAATCTAAAAATAAATTAAAATTAGTAATTTTTTTAGTAAATTTAATAATGTTTAGTATGTATGTCAGTTTAGTAAAAAATGAAATTTTCATACCAAATATTTAAAAACAAAAGGAGAAATATGGATATTTTAGAAAAAATAAAAATAAAAAGAGATATACAGCTTAAAGAAGAATTAAAATCTTTTAAGCAGCCGTCGTTGAAAGAGGCATTGAAACAGGATGGAGTACGGATTATTGGAGAAATTAAAAGGGCTTCTCCATCGAAGGGAAAAATTGCGAAAGATGATTTTGATTTATTAAAACAGGCACAAAGTTATGTGGATAAAGGGGTTGCGGCTTTTTCGATATTGACAGAAAAGGAATATTTTAAAGGGGAGAATGATTTTATAAAAATTATAAGAGAGAAATTTCCAGAAATGCCGATTTTGAGGAAGGATTTTATTTATATTCCGTTTCAGGTGGCTCATGCTAAGTTTTTGGGGGCTTCGGCGATACTTCTTATTGTGAGAATGTTGGATGACAAGACTTTGTGTGAGTTGCATAAATTGGCACATGATTTGGAGCTTGATGTTTTGGTTGAGGTTCATGATGAGATTGAACTTGAGAGAGCGTTAAAAATACCTAATTTAGAAATTTTGGGAGTTAATAATAGAAATTTGAATACTTTTGAGGTAGATATTAAGACTACAAAGAAACTAATGGATAAAATTCCAGATGAAATGAAGGATAAACTCGTGCTTGTTGGCGAAAGTGGATTTCTTACGAAAGAGGATTTGGAGTATGCAAAAAGTATTGGGGTTGATGGTCTTTTGATTGGGGAAGCGCTTATGAGAGGTCTTCTTTAGGAAGTTATAATTTTGATAAAAAGTGGAAATTATTAAAAGTGAAAAATTGTATATTAATAAATTTAAATTTTTAGAGAGGAAAAAGTTGGAAGGAAAAGTTATTAAATTAAAGGTTTGTGGGATTCGTTCGATTGAGGAAATAGAAGAGTTGAAAAGTTTGGATATTGACTATTTTGGATGTATTTTTGCGAAAAGTCCGAGACAGGTAAGTGTGGAGTTGGCTAGGGAAATTACTGAGATTGCTCATAAGGCTGGGAAAAAAACAGTTGGAGTTTTTGTGAATGAGAGTGTTGAAAATATTTTAGAAATTGTTGCGAAAACTGGTATTGATTGTGTTCAATTGCATGGGAGCGAAACGCCTGAATATTGTTTGGAATTATCTAAAAAATTTGATAAAATGAATAGTGATAGAAAAATTAACATTTGGAAAGTTTTTTTAGTGAATGATGAATTTCCAAATATTGAGGATTATTTAGGATATATTGAGTATCCGTTATTCGATGCGAAAGGTGAAAATAGAGGTGGAAATGGAATTACATTTGATTGGAATATTTTGAAAGACTTGAAAGGTCAAAAATTTATTCTTGCTGGTGGACTTTCTAAAGAGAATATTGCTAATGCATTGGAATATTCTCCGACAATTTTGGATGTGAATAGTAGAGTTGAGGTTGAAGATAGGAAGAATAAGGGGTTAGTAGAGGAAATTATAAATTTGATAGGTGGAGATATTTTTGAATAAAGAAGAGAAAAATTTGGTGGAAGAGGTTTTAATGTTATTTTCACGATATGAAAAGAGAGCATTGAGAGCGTTTTTTAGATCGGCTGAAAATGAGAAAATTGACGTTTCTGAAATTGATGAGAAATTTGAGAAAATAGCTGAGAAAAGTCGAAGAAAAAAAGGATTATTGAATGATATTAAAAATCTTTATGTAAAACAATTTAGATTTTTGAAGAAAATTTTAAAATTGGACGCTAAGGAAAAGGAAATTTATAGAAGAGAGAGATTAAGATTGATTTTAAAAATTGAGAATTTGAGAGGTTTGAGAAAGCTTGACGAAAATACAAGTGAAATTTTCAATATGTTGGAATTTTATTTGGAAATGGAAAATTAATTTTGATTTATTTAATAATTTTGGAAGAAACTTGCTAGAAAGATAAAAGTTAGAAAAACAGAAGGAGATAAATATGGAAAATAAAAAATCTTATTTCGGAGAATTTGGAGGGCAATATGTTCCCGAAACTGTGATGACTGCGTTATTTGAGTTGGAAAAGGCGTATGAAGAATTGGAAGATGATAAGGAATTTCATGAGAATTTTGAGTACTTGTTGAAAAATTATGTTGGGAGAGAGACACCGCTTTATTATGCAAAAAATTTGAGCGATCATTATAATCAGGATATTTACTTGAAAAGAGAGGATTTGAACCATACTGGAGCACATAAAATTAATAATGCGTTGGGACAAGTTTTACTTGCGAAAAAAATGGGGAAAAAGAAAGTTATCGCTGAAACTGGGGCTGGACAACATGGGGTTGCGACTGCTACAGCTGCGGCACTTCTTGGGCTTGAATGCGATGTTTATATGGGAGCAGTTGACATTGAAAGACAAAAATTGAATGTGTTTAGAATGGAGCTTTTGGGAGCGAAAGTTGTTTCGGTTGAAGATGGGCTTAAAACGTTGAAAGAGGCGACTACTGCGGCAATTCAGGCTTGGGTTGCAGAAATTGAAACTGTATTTTATGTGATTGGTTCTGTTGTTGGACCACATCCTTATCCTACGATTGTTAGGGATTTTCAGTCGATTATTGGAAAAGAGGCTAGACATCAAATTGAAGATTTAGGGAAACATGCTGATCATGTTATTGCTTGTGTTGGTGGTGGAAGTAATGCGATTGGGATTTTTAGTGGATTTTTAGATGATGAAACTACGAAATTGTATGGTGTTGAAGCTGGAGGTCTTGGAATTGATACGGATATGCATGCGGCTACATTAACGCTTGGTAGTGAAGGTATTATTCATGGAATGAAAACTTATGTGTTGCAAAATAAATATGGACAAATTTTACCAGTTCACTCAATTTCGGCTGGACTTGATTATCCAGGGATTGGGCCTGAACATTCATATTTGCATGATATAAATAGAGCGATTTATGCACCAATTACAGATGATGAGGCGATGCAAGCATTGATCCTTGTTACGAGAAAAGAGGGAATCATTCCAGCTATTGAAAGTGCGCATGCTTTGGCGTATTTAGAAAAATTGTGTCCGACACTTTCAAAAGATAAGAGGGAAACAATAATTGTAAATGTTTCTGGACGTGGAGACAAAGATATGCACACAGTATTTTCAGTATTGAAGGGAGAAAATGTTCATGAATAGTATAAAACGTGTATTTGAAAGAAAAAAGCAAAATAATGAGAAAACAAATATTGGGTATGTTGTTGCAGGGTATCCTAGTGTAGATTTTACGAAAAATTTTCTTTCTAATTTAGATAAAACAAATATTGATATTTTGGAAATTGGAATTCCGTATTCGGATCCATTAGCAGATGGAAAATTGATTTCAGAGGCTTCTTTTAAGGCATCTCAAGCTGGAGTTACGACAGATACAGTTTTTGAATTGTTGACAGAAGTGAAGGATAAAGTTTCAAAACCACTTGTATTTTTGGTTTATTATAATTTGATTTTTTCTTATGGAATTGATAATTTCTTGAAAAAATGTACAGAAAGCAATATTCAAGGATTGATTATTCCAGATTTGCCGTATGAGGAATCAAAAGATTTATATGAAAAGACAAAAGAAAATAGTATAGATTTAATTCCATTGGTGAGCGTGACTTCTCAAAATAGAATTTCAAAAATTTCATCTCATGGAAGCGGATTTGTTTATGCGATTGGGTCACTTGGAGTTACAGGATCAAAACAAGTTGATTTGCCAAGACTTGAGAAATTTATTGAAAATATACGAACTCAAACAAATTTACCAGTATCATTAGGATTTGGAATAAAAAATAATAACGATGTAAAAAGAATGCGTCAATTTGCTGATGGTGTAATAATTGGGACAAGTATTGTGGATTTGACTACTTCGAATAATTTGGAATATACGATTAGTGAAATTAATAAATTTTTTGAGTAATTGAGTAATAAAGTTTTAAATATGGTACCATATCCAGAGATTGTAATTCTTAGATAGTTAAATTTTTATGTGATATATGTAATAGTAGTAGAACTTAATTCATTCAATATTTAATAATTAAAAAAATTCGATAATCTAAAAAATGTGATTTAATTTAGCTTTATCGAATTTTTTATACTAAAATTTATTTAAAAATAATTAACAATGCTCCAGCTGCTACAGCCGAACCAA includes these proteins:
- a CDS encoding chromate transporter gives rise to the protein MGDLIKLFVTFAKMGLFTFGGGYAMLPMIKREVVEKNGWATEDEIMDYYAIGQVTPGVIAVNTSTFVGHKVKGLVGSIAATLGMIVPPIIIITLIAIFLKNFSDLKVVKYAFNGIRACVCVQVFEAIVMMAKKSLPDKICLTIFILVIILSVTNILDPTLLVVLAGVTGVIIKNFVRKTGKEHKLGSGGTK
- a CDS encoding chromate transporter; translated protein: MGNELMKLLHLSFEFSKVGLFSVGGGLATLPFLYHMGQKTGWFTAGDVSDMIAISQSTPGPMGINMATSVGYTIAGLWGALIAPVALVIPSVIIIIMISHALNRFKDSILVADIFYGLRPASIGLIVTAGISVAKGSLFTLEKYNISKHIGDIFNYKSVLLAIFIAILTKFKVNPILSIVISAIIGIIFKF
- a CDS encoding YiiG family protein; amino-acid sequence: MKKIGLLIIGMLIIVAFCGKKGDDSLEKRGEQKKQTFLEKTKENYSEHIKIYDRILNIDKGLLYYFEDAGMEREFRKIDADDIEVNIGVDQALIDKLKSIKDSKEKKSELDKKAIAMLPALETMLPIVNEMKTYYVQKGYKVDNFVKAQEYHTRLLAVTEKFKQVERPYKELFDKKSKEIKKETAKEFDKKKEHITYNRFLFLENGEAFLDEIHKQGLDASDFTRGNVNKFKPLRDKIKKSLEKLERSSKNEKQAKKEGYNSTDDFIIFNQKANRFRDIVNKFIIRIEKKDKASHSSVSDSFFAQTEEGTPENVLSEFNEVVEEHNKLLNMKKNK
- a CDS encoding OPT/YSL family transporter, translated to MAKKINSKMKSKKNFKTSSSFTLLSIIIGIIGAVIVSSSSFYTVLKFGALPWASVMVALISTSTLVFFKKVNGREVSIVHTIMSAGAMVAGGVAFTMPGYLILGGKLENIDRMQLWVTVLFGSILGCIFSFIFKQKLLENEELEFPIGEATFNVINSGENSENMTYVGFGALLSTVIAILRDFSFMRGKKTILPTIYSFKKGFLNFYVSPLLLGIGYILGIAKTFAWFLGGALIYFVFQPFALIKKFENFDIMKNNFGMGIIVGFGIAVIVKLFFSKYEEEYRKSSNLFWKIAIFAGIGIFGISWIYKLPVFLSFIVVIICILCIIISGYTVGKTGLNFLEIYAVITILTITFFNKLLNGIRMENAVFSTRITTLMTFCLACFVAVACGLCGNILNNLKLGSQTKIAPSKQFFGELIGAAIGSFVVTNLFFILFDVYKNIGPHNNADLMALQASFITSFIDGIPFIQIFWLGALIGFVLYFFNVSALTFGIGIYVPFYMTLTVFLGGILNFVASRVSSKFSEKCLLVSNGLMIGEAIVGVGISLITYYFVLFQK
- a CDS encoding phospholipase D-like domain-containing protein, whose amino-acid sequence is MENKFNNNVSCDVFIGKGAGASIKESFKNAKKSVTIISPFLSGNMTAQEIIKLLDKNVKVSIVTKDHFRIYPLLKEVISKNPKFSSLGSYRSNVSKLFLTFIFATITLLLINILLSFEFNFSFIKNITINSQIFLVVFLIIINIFLLKKTSEIDFEYSIRKNLNLHILKKGYPLHSKIYIIDNKIAYLGSLNCTDSGFRYNHETRIKTKDKKFISDLNKLYKEFLELPAIPLKTLQKNIKTFSKKDGFDDESYTFYE
- a CDS encoding anthranilate synthase component I family protein, with protein sequence MLLKDPIYYYSRIREHYKNSYLAEDTLQVIIGIDCEYVDSYEHNYKSLEQFYKSQKSIAPFAGLFGTFAYETIHYFEKIDEIEKSQFKFPAFLFANAKAYLHYSKISKEYSFYGDKEKYYSILKDEVEKIEKNDNKDTYYTIKTDLDKEKEHFYKIVEKAKEYIKSGDIFQVVLSEQLKLETNMDSLEFYKYLSEANPSPYMFHFPTKYGDVVGSSPEILVDVFSDTIYIAPIAGTRPRGKDANEDEFLANDLLNDPKECSEHRMLVDLARNDVGKFSEKGTVIVKNLMHIKHYQHVMHIVSEVFGKKRSDVTIFDILSSAFPAGTLSGSPKIRAMEIIAELEEFKRNVYGGGIGFIRFNGDLQIAIVIRTAFFEAKEDGSDAQKVFIQSGAGIVYDSVKEREYNEICHKRASVVGVFERNAKKL